From the genome of Ptychodera flava strain L36383 chromosome 20, AS_Pfla_20210202, whole genome shotgun sequence, one region includes:
- the LOC139120316 gene encoding polycystin-1-like protein 2 isoform X2, producing MQFGLDSLTKKPSFILITAHNHLIQTGTPESRTQPMRDVCTYCLEGFTWNDLPCSYEIYYVCQYDDIPIVPRRPVVFWPLNTEYNLTDASGNGNDVILRGSVTAAQADAIESYFLPGQSDSFLKFPINDESILSFSVTIMLEVYAKSSSGSILNYGNNHGCSIFQESSNTVTASVVSYSGIRYSMSMTSLTSNDWNSLAISYDYDSGELKLWHDGGLVDCLNIGQTELNTTDALYISYNASAEGAAFQGYVTCLQVYDQALSQSEMQRVHSRCPVPSEPVDHWDLSGSCGFTTPSDECVQIDSCTDDKILSNLNGNDGVLYSAASLTDSPIAPYPSCAINLQKNFINFGNYSGTCVSDIGLCPLGITVSMWMRISVTESDCNGYILSSGGDTDQMRGVTIWLGRNSSGSCQLFFDVRNGLKKWRAGVNLPYDDHWFFSVFTFKEENDVKIYANGDQIAHDTLKQISIVHGDSSSLLVLGAKNDDLADDKHYISGSFSDLKIYFSELSAEMISSKYAAYTNRNYFGPKLWHDGARCGILYPMPSGKPSICNPDGDNGHCCSFYDWCGVGASYCSCTSCTDYRSLFGSCSPGWRSNGGSCYHFSSHLKTWQDAKDACQLIGGYLVTIETVSEQNFLEEQSMLRAESCLSPSNCNLWIGLQSANSGHRWISGNEAEYTEWAQGQPLTPPECVSISAADGKWYTENCENLAWYSCEMNDTLPTPKPVPTKSVLVDVAEDLADFIPFVSSSPAHSSNSEIMLIDVAKGLQNITGRLAKLDLSVNETIAMVGEITVFVDQIMSVVLHDAVKNESMLPNVTASSVEEKRQVTNTLLSTMDTLSGMMSDALEPGDEAVIQHLPTLSVYFEATSADNFEKTSAAFESSFGVKLPAMTDLLPEQNLNDSIFLTSFRTKGNLFTWGENSHTVGSDIMTLYFEDSDGDKIDVDGITTYISLSLNNPPIEFLDEATLLPTIYEDTGQSRYSWSLEAVDTFMAFQMKLNVSDISLNNSVRVYMSYNNTPTWNSFDFHANITATEGVLNIFIPNTEVEEAGNYVFSLFLPTVNMFNLTMSVTQHGCRYWDEDNEIWKRDGCMVSSESNTNTTVCLCNHLTSFGAAFYVVPPNPIDFDTVLDKFAHLDSNPSVFSTVIVIFALYLLIVIWARRKDRREKVVFNGLPLPSNGPNDRYAYEVSIMTGRERGSGTTSDVYIKLYGTASRTRATRIHSTCSDCQLFQRGSMHTFLLTSLSFLGDIKYLHVRHDNSGQGKNASWFLSEIIIKDLKTQKRYDFPCFRWLSRDHGDGKTQRVLTPWDGKGPKPGETLIGKAKGDLTDEHLWVSVIAKPYGTHFTRVQRVSCCLMLLLTSMVVSCMWYRSDYDDTKIKTIRLGPLTFTWHQIFVGIMSGLLVAPINFFVVELFRRSTKRRNSGRRSNVTMCQKLRHLFKKSPDKEHQSYQDEGIYISSTVSSEYSVLETATDKYYRSSQRERHVIEVGRVREDRFVNTQAKCQTMVAKEKKEKTPRKMSVFDKELTLPYPFIYVAWFLVFSVSIVSAFFTILYSMQWGNDKSIAFLKSLSVSLVEDILILQPVKVIGFAVILVLVSSIRRRNLRDLEEMDDVKAMAPAGVYSSDDETTRSLENDREEIEKTAVIGGAVKEIVLYFLFVSCLLIIVYNDRDINSYNMRTSLENLYFKNDIFKRITRGTTIFWEWIFDFLLPSIYPAHLYNGMPLPNELSALTADLTSFRVSPPRLLQYRVRPDLCKSPPIFNGSVACNVEYSGSSADRGVYDVGWLAVNTTEQISELSPWAYAGDIPSVLTGYDTIFSQYGDGGYTVHLGEAFGDSVSAIQSLWTHLWLDRSTRAIVIDWLVYCANLNLYGLIVVPFEFPTTGGIWVKPRVEIFRFDDYVGSYWIFLATLQLVFLGFLVYYIIKKVKMIYRERLKHFSSFWNWIETIKISLCLSGVGIYTYRFFKMRSVSDEVTKLGSVNMVQLSHLLDINQSYRRVVGLAVFIAMIQFLDLFKFHHRMSMLTATILRSATNLVHFAIFFAITLFAHAALIYASIGLTSLICSDILELLYKLLTLWLDNKNYADFVLTDHPVLGALFFFSFFISMYTLAINVFVSVIITSFTEAEESMPEKTSEYALLQLTWSYVKRLLGFGSDTEDVATDRRGKDQNVDSDMVYCDHLEDIDIKLDRILELAKSL from the exons TTCCACGACGACCTGTTGTGTTCTGGCCTCTGAATACGGAGTACAACTTAACAGATGCTTCTGGTAACGGAAATGACGTCATACTTCGCGGTTCTGTCACTGCAGCACAGGCAGACGCCATCGAATCGTACTTTCTCCCCGGTCAATCTGATTCCTTTCTCAAATTTCCCATCAACGATGAAAGTATACTGAGTTTCTCTGTGACGATTATGCTGGAGGTGTATGCAAAATCCAGCAGTGGTTCAATTCTCAATTATGGGAATAATCACGGCTGTAGCATCTTTCAGGAGAGTTCGAACACGGTTACCGCCAGTGTCGTCAGCTATTCGGGGATCAGATATTCCATGTCAATGACCTCGCTCACCAGCAATGACTGGAATTCACTGGCGATATCCTATGATTACGACAGTGGCGAGCTCAAACTATGGCACGACGGCGGATTGGTCGATTGTCTCAACATAGGGCAGACCGAATTGAACACTACTGATGCACTGTATATAAGTTACAATGCAAGCGCTGAGGGCGCTGCTTTCCAGGGCTATGTGACATGTCTCCAGGTGTACGATCAAGCTTTGTCACAAAGTGAAATGCAAAGAGTTCACAGCCGTTGTCCCGTGCCGTCAG AACCAGTGGACCACTGGGATCTGAGTGGAAGCTGTGGCTTCACAACACCCTCCGATGAATGTGTACAGATTGACTCATGCACTGATGACAAGATTCTTTCTAACCTGAACGGCAATGATGGCGTACTCTATTCAGCAGCCAGCCTAACAGACTCCCCCATCGCACCGTATCCCAGCTGCGCCATCAATCTTCAGAAAAACTTCATCAACTTTGGCAACTATTCCGGCACCTGTGTGTCCGATATAGGACTCTGTCCCCTCGGGATAACCGTTTCAATGTGGATGCGAATAAGCGTCACCGAAAGTGACTGTAACGGGTATATTCTTTCGTCCGGTGGGGATACTGACCAGATGCGCGGTGTGACAATCTGGTTAGGCCGCAACAGTAGCGGATCGTGTCAACTGTTCTTCGATGTACGCAATGGCCTCAAAAAATGGAGGGCAGGGGTAAACCTTCCGTATGATGATCACTGGTTCTTCAGTGTGTTCACCTTTAAGGAGGAAAATGATGTTAAGATATACGCCAATGGTGACCAGATTGCTCATGATACACTGAAGCAAATATCGATAGTTCATGGTGACAGCAGTTCTCTTCTGGTTCTCGGAGCTAAGAATGACGATTTGGCGGATGACAAACACTACATCTCGGGTTCTTTTAGCGACCTCAAGATCTACTTTTCGGAGCTTAGTGCTGAGATGATTTCCTCGAAATACGCCGCGTATACAAATC GTAACTATTTTGGTCCGAAACTTTGGCATGATGGAGCCAGATGTGGTATCTTATATCCGATGCCAAGTGGCAAACCTAGCATCTGCAATCCAGATGGCGACAACGGCCATTGTTGCTCATTCTATGATTGGTGCGGTGTGGGTGCCAGCTATTGCTCTTGTACCTCTTGCACAGATTACAGATCGCTGTTTG GCAGCTGTTCTCCTGGTTGGCGTTCCAATGGTGGCTCTTGTTACCACTTCAGCTCCCATTTGAAAACTTGGCAAGATGCAAAAGACGCCTGCCAGTTGATAGGAGGTTATCTAGTTACCATCGAAACTGTCAGTGAGCAAAACTTTCTTGAAGAACAGTCGATGTTAAGGGCTGAATCATGTTTATCGCCCTCAAACTGTAATTTGTGGATAGGACTACAG TCTGCAAACAGCGGACACCGATGGATAAGTGGAAACGAAGCGGAATACACGGAGTGGGCACAAGGACAACCTTTGACCCCGCCGGAGTGCGTCTCAATCTCAGCTGCTGATGGGAAATGGTACACCGAGAATTGTGAAAATCTCGCGTGGTACAGTTGCGAGATGAACG ATACTCTTCCCACGCCAAAGCCGGTTCCCACCAAATCTGTACTGGTCGACGTCGCTGAGGATTTAGCTGATTTTATACCATTTGTTAGCAGCTCCCCAGCACACTCGTCCAATTCTGAGATAATG TTGATAGACGTCGCTAAAGGCCTGCAAAACATCACAGGCAGACTTGCTAAGCTTGATTTGAGTGTCAATGAAACTATAGCGATGGTCGGAG aaattactgtttttgtcGACCAGATCATGTCTGTGGTGCTACACGACGCCGTGAAGAATGAATCGATGTTGCCGAACGTGACAGCCTCGTCTGTGGAAGAAAAGAGACAAGTCACTAATACCCTACTAAGTACAATGGACACTCTATCAGGCATGATGTCCGATGCTCTGGAACCCGGGGACGAGGCTGTCATTCAACACTTACCAACTCTCTCGGTTTACTTTGAAGCCACGTCTGCTGACAATTTCGAAAAGACGTCTGCTGCATTCGAGAGTTCATTCGGGGTCAAACTGCCGGCCATGACAGATTTACTGCCCGAACAAAATCTAAACGATTCGATTTTCCTCACT TCCTTTCGCACAAAAGGAAACTTGTTTACGTGGGGAGAAAATTCACACACGGTAGGCTCAGATATAATGACGCTTTACTTTGAAGATTCCGATGGCGATAAGATAGATG TGGATGGCATAACAACTTACATAAGCCTTTCGCTGAACAACCCTCCCATCGAATTCTTGGATGAAGCGACGTTACTGCCGACAATATATGAAGACACGGGACAATCTAGATATTCCTGGAGTCTAGAG GCTGTCGACACTTTCATGGCATTTCAAATGAAGCTCAACGTTAGCGATATCAGCTTAAATAACTCTGTTCGTGTCTACATGTCTTACAACAACACCCCTACTTGGAACAGCTTTGACTTCCACGCTAACATCACCGCAACGGAGGGAGTGTTAAACATTTTCATCCCGAACACCGAAGTCGAAGAAGCCGGAAATTACGTCTTTTCTCTTTTCCTCCCAACAG TGAATATGTTCAATTTAACCATGTCAGTAACCCAACATGGATGCAGATACTGGGATGAAGACAACGAAATCTGGAAAAGAGACGGATGCATG GTTTCTTCAGAGTCAAACACGAACACCACCGTGTGTTTGTGCAATCACTTGACGTCATTTGGAGCAGCTTTTTACGTTGTTCCACCCAATCCAATCGACTTTGATACTGTGTTAGATAAGTTCGCTCACCTGGACAGCAACCCTTCGGTGTTTTCCACGGTCATCGTGATATTTGCATTGTATTTGCTGATCGTTATCTGGGCTAGACGCAAAGACAGACGAGAAAAAGTTGTG TTTAATGGTTTACCATTACCAAGCAATGGCCCGAATGATAGATATGCCTACGAAGTCAGCATTATGACGGGGCGGGAAAGAGGATCGGGAACGACGTCCGATGTGTACATAAAGTTGTACGGTACCGCCAGCAGAACCAGGGCAACTCGAATACACAGTACTTGTAGCGACTGTCAG TTGTTTCAACGGGGAAGCATGCACACGTTCTTACTCACTTCACTGTCGTTTCTTGGAGACATCAAGTACCTCCATGTGCGACACGACAACTCCGGACAAGGCAAAAACGCTTCCTGGTTTCTGTCGGAGATCATTATCAAGGACTTGAAGACGCAGAAAAG ATACGATTTCCCGTGTTTCCGTTGGCTTTCAAGAGACCACGGTGACGGTAAAACTCAACGTGTGCTGACACCATGGGATGGCAAGGGGCCGAAGCCAGGCGAGACCTTGATCGGGAAGGCCAAGGGCGACTTGACCGATGAACACCTATGGGTGTCAGTCATCGCAAAGCCTTATGGGACACATTTTACCCGAGTACAGCGTGTATCTTGTTGTCTGATGTTGTTACTGACATCGATGGTTGTAAGCTGTATGTGGTACAGGTCTGACTATGACGACACCAAAATAAAAACCATACGACTCG GTCCATTAACTTTCACCTGGCATCAGATATTTGTCGGCATTATGAGTGGCTTACTCGTTGCACCTATCAACTTCTTCGTTGTGGAACTTTTTAGAAGATCAACAAAGCGGCGGAATTCGGGTCGGAGAAGTAACGTAACTATGTGTCAGAAACTGCGGCACCTTTTTAAGAAATCGCCCGATAAAGAACATCAAAGTTACCAAGACGAAGGCATCTACATCAGTTCAACCGTGTCATCGGAGTACAGCGTGCTTGAAACTGCGACTGACAAGTATTACCGCTCCTCACAACGTGAGAGACACGTCATCGAAGTCGGCAGGGTTCGGGAAGACCGATTCGTGAATACACAAGCGAAATGCCAAACCATGGTTGCCAAGGAGAAGAAGGAGAAGACGCCGAGGAAAATGAGTGTGTTCGACAAGGAATTGACCTTACCCTATCCTTTCATTTACGTTGCTTGGTTCCTCGTGTTTTCTGTGTCGATAGTTTCAGCGTTCTTCACCATCTTGTACAGTATGCAATGGGGAAACGACAAGTCCATTGCATTCTTGAAGTCGCTTTCAGTGTCCTTGGTAGAAGATATACTAATTTTACAGCCGGTTAAG GTTATTGGATTTGCGGTAATTTTAGTACTTGTCTCCTCGATAAGAAGAAGAAACTTGAGAGACCTTGAAGAAATGGACGATGTAAAAGCTATGGCCCCGGCTGGCGTGTACTCCAGCGACGACGAAACAACAAGAAGTCTTGAAAACGATCGAGAAGAAATTGAGAAGACAGCAGTAATTGGAGGCGCTGTGAAAGAAATCGTTCTCTATTTTCTGTTTGTGTCCTGCCTGCTCATCATTGTCTACAATGACAGGGACATTAATTCTTACAACATGAGGACGTCCCTTGAAAacttatatttcaaaaatgatattttcaaaagg ATTACCAGAGGGACGACTATATTTTGGGAATGGATTTTTGACTTTCTTTTGCCATCAATATACCCTGCGCATCTCTACAACGGAATGCCACTACCAAACGAGCTGTCTGCTCTAACGGCTGACTTGACTTCGTTTAGGGTTTCGCCACCCCGCCTTCTTCAGTACAGAGTGCGTCCGG ATCTCTGCAAATCACCTCCCATTTTCAACGGCTCCGTGGCCTGTAATGTGGAATACTCCGGGAGCTCGGCTGACCGTGGGGTATACGATGTTGGATGGTTGGCGGTCAATACAACTGAACAGATTTCTGAGCTGTCGCCATGGGCATATGCAGGTGATATTCCTTCAGTGCTAACGGGATACGATACGATATTTTCGCAGTATGGAGATGGCGGTTATACTGTACACCTGG GTGAAGCCTTCGGCGATTCTGTTAGTGCTATACAATCTCTCTGGACGCACCTGTGGTTGGATAGGTCCACCAGGGCAATTGTCATCGATTGGCTTGTTTACTGTGCCAATCTGAATCTCTATGG GCTTATTGTCGTGCCGTTCGAATTTCCAACCACGGGTGGAATTTGGGTGAAGCCTAGGGTAGAAATATTTCGTTTTGATGATTATGTTGGAAGCTACTGGATATTCCTCGCCACTTTACAACTTGTTTTCCTCGGTTTCCTGGTCTATTATATTATTAAAAAGGTCAAGATGATTTATCGAGAAAGATTGAAACATTTCTCTTCATTTTGGAACTGGATCGAG ACGATCAAAATTTCCCTGTGCTTGTCTGGTGTTGGAATTTACACGTATCGATTTTTCAAGATGAGAAGTGTCAGTGACGAGGTGACCAAGTTAG GTTCTGTAAACATGGTCCAGTTATCTCACCTTCTTGACATCAACCAATCATATCGGAGGGTAGTCGGCTTAGCAGTATTCATAGCTATGATACAGTTCCTTGACTTGTTCAAATTCCATCACAGGATGTCCATGCTCACCGCCACCATTCTCCGCAGCGCTACTAATCTCGTCCACTTTGCGATCTTCTTCGCCATTACCCTGTTTGCACACGCAGCTTTGATCTACGCTAGCATTGGTCTGACGTCACTTATCTGCTCCGACATTTTGGAACTCCTTTACAAATTACTGACGCTGTGGCTCGATAACAAGAACTATGCGGATTTTGTGCTTACTGACCACCCGGTGCTTGGGGCGCTgttcttcttctccttcttcATCAGCATGTACACTTTAGCCATCAATGTTTTCGTGTCTGTCATAATAACTTCATTCACTGAAGCAGAGGAAAGTATGCCCGAAAAGACGAGTGAATATGCCCTTTTACAGTTAACATGGTCTTATGTTAAACGTCTTTTAGGATTCGGTTCAG ATACCGAAGACGTAGCCACCGACAGAAGAGGGAAAGATCAAAACGTTGACAGTGACATGGTGTACTGTGATCATCTTGAAGATATTGATATTAAGTTAGATCGAATACTAGAATTGGCCAAAAGTTTATAG